The DNA region ACTCGGAATCCCAGAAGGCGTGGCCGTCGTAGCCCGGACCGGTGAGCCCCTTGGCCGGGATCGCCCGGTGCTCGCCCCGGGCGCCCGCCTGCAGGACGTGGAAGAGGGCGAAGCGCACCGCCTGCTGCAACTCGGCGTCGCCCTCGATCTCTACGTCGGCCCGGGCCCAGAACGCAGCCAGGAAGTCTGCCTGCTCCTTCGCCAGTCCCTCCCAGCCCCGCCGCCGGGCGGACGCCAGCGCCGCCTCCGCCTGGTCGCGCAGGGCGGGGACCGCCCGCTCGCTGGACCAGCCGTAGGAGAGAAATTTGACGATGCGCAAGGGGTTCCCGGGCTCAACGTCGGTCGCCACGGTCAGGCGGGCGAGGTCTTCGGAGGACTCGCAGCGCATCTCGGAGGTCTCGGCCCCCGAGACCACGTGGTCCATGGCGGCTGCCACCCGCAGCCGGCTCGCCCGCGTGGAGTGCACCAGGACCGCCCGGCCCTCGCGGGCGACGTGCAGCTCGGAGACCAGGGGGGCGGTGAGGGCGGCGGCGGCCCGGGGGTCCCGGGCGGCGGTGGCCACCGGCTCGTTGGCCACCAGCTCGGACTGCACCACCACATCGGCCCGCCCGTCGACTGGTTCCACCTCGTAGACGAAGGCCGCCACCGACCGCTGGGTCAGCGACACGAGCCGCTGCGAGCGCACCCGGATCCGGCGGTCGGCGGGCGATTCCCACTCGAGTTCCCGGGTCAGCAGCCCGGTGCGGAAATCCAGAGCGCGGCGGTGCGAGATCAGCCGGCCGTACCGCACGTCGAGCGGCTCGTCGTCCACCAGCAGGCGGATGACCTTGCCATCGGTGACGTTGACCACCGTCTGGCCCGCCTCCGGGTAGCCGTAGCCGCCCTCGGGATACGGCATGAGGCGCGACTCGAAGAACGAGTTCAGGTAGGACCCGGGCAGGGCGTGCGGCTCGCCTTCGTCCAGGTTGCCCCGCAGGCCGATGTGCCCGTTGGACAGAGCGAAGACCGACTCGGTCTGGCCGAGCACGGACATGTCGAGAGCCGTCTCCGTCAACCCCCACGGCTCGGTGGGGAACCAGGGGTGGATGATCATCACCCGTCGAGCAGCTCGGCCAGGTCCTGGACCACGACGTCCGCCCCGTGCCGGCGCAAGGCGTCCGCCTGGCCCGCCCGGTCGACGCCAACCACGCACCCGAACGCCCCGGCACGCCCGGCCTCCACCCCGGCCAGCGCGTCCTCGAAGACGGCGGCCATCGCCGGCTCCACCCCGAGCTCCTCGGCCGCCCGCAGGAAGGTGTCGGGCGCCGGCTTGCCCCGCAGGTGCTCCTGCTCCACCACCACCCCGTCCACCCGGACGTCGAACAGCCCGTCGATTCCCGCCGCCACCAGCACGTCGTGGCAGTTGGCGCTGGAGGAGACCACCGCCCGTGCCAGGCCGGCGTCGCCGACGGCGTGGAGGTAGCGCACCGAGCCCTCGTACGCCTCGACGGCGCCCTGATGGATCAGGTGGAGGACCAGCTGGTTCTTGCGGTTGCCCAGCCCGGCGACGGTCTCGCTGCCCGGCGCCTGGTCCGGGGGATCGTCGTGGTCGCCCTCCGGGAGCTCGATGCCCCGGGTGGCGAGGAAGGAGCGCAGCCCGTCGGCTCGGGGCTTGCCGTCCACGTACTCGTCGTAGTCGGTCACCTGGTCGAAGGGCACGAAGGCTTCGTGGAGGCGCCCGGCCCGCTCCTGCAGGTACCCGTCGAACATCTGCTTCCAGGCAGCCGCGTGGACTGCGGCAGTCTTGGTCAGCACGCCGTCCAGGTCGAACAGGCAGGCCCGGATGGTGCCGGGGAGGCCGAGTGTCACGCCGGGAGTCTTACCCACCAGCTGACCCGTGCTCCCCTGCGGCGGTCGCGTTGGCGATGTCCTGCGGGTAGGTCCGCAGAGCCCGGTACAGCACGGCGGCCCCCGCCGCCAGGGGCAGCAGCATGATGAGGAACGTCCACTGCAGGCCGTCGCGCCCCCCGCCCCACAGCTCGGAGAGCGCCCCGAACAGCAGCGGTGCCAGCGCCTGGGCGCCGGTGCGCAGGAAGGACCGGACCCCTTCGGCCTGCCCCCACAGCGGCCCGGGCATGATGTCCAGGCGGGCGGCGTCCATCGGGGCGCGCTGGGCGCAGAGGGCGAACGCGGCGAAGCACACGTAGGGCATGGCGGTGATGAGGCTGCGGGTGACCAGCGCGGGGATGAACAGGAGGGTCGCCAGGCTGGCGGCCAGGGCCGGGACCAGGATCCGGGCATTGAGGAACCGCTTGTGCAGTAAGGAATCGCCCAGCCCGCCGCCGGTCAGGATGCCGATGACGCAGCCGGCACCGATCACCAGCATCAGGCCGTTGGCCAGGACGGCGTCCACCCGGTACTGCTGGCGGACGAACTCGACGCCGAAGGTCTGGATGCCGGCCAGGAAGAAGTAGCCGCACGCGCTGGCGACAATGAGGATCACATTGGTCTTGACCCGCAGGGTGTAGCGCACGGCGTCGTAGAAGCTCAGGCGTGCGGGATCGCCTGCCACCGCTGGCGGCTCCGGGCGGATGCCCCGTTCGTGGACCAGGCGCTGGGCCTCGGTCTCCTCGGGCAGGCCCCAGCCCTCGACGGTCGGCGGCGCCCACTGCCCCCCCGGGGCGGCAGCTTTCCGGCGCCGGCGCCGGGTCGCCCGGTCGGGCTCGGGGAGATGGAAGACGAACCAGGCCAGGGCGAACGCCGGGATGGCCAGGATCAGGAACGCCGCCCGCCAGGACACCGCGGCGATATCGCCGGTGACCGCAAAGCCCACCCCGGCACCCACCATCTCGCCAGTGAGGATGTAGCCGTAGATGCGGCCGCGCTCGTCGCCGCCGAAGAGGTCGCCCACCAGCGAGGCGACAATCGGCCCCGAGGCGGCGGTCACCACCCCGAGGAACATGCGGGCCACCAGCAGCTTGCCGAAGGAGCTGGCCGAGGCGCTCCAGATCATCGCCGCCCCCCAGAGGAAGATGCAGGCGCCCAGGGTCCGCGTGCGGGGGGCGTGGTCAGCCAGCACGCCGAAGGGGATGCTGCCGATCGCCCCGACCAGCGAGGTGACGGCCACCAACAGGCCGATATCGGCGTTGGAGATCTTGAGGGCGCTGCGCAGCTCGATGGCCGAGGCGCCCACGGTGGCGGCGTCGGCGCTCCCCAGGGCGAGCACCGCGGCCAGGAGGAAGATCACCCGGGTGCGGTCCGGGCCGCCGAGGAAGACCTCGAGGTGCTCCCGGCCACCCCGGGCTGCCCGGCCCAGGAGCCGCCCGGTGGCCACGGCCGCGTCCCG from Actinomycetota bacterium includes:
- a CDS encoding beta-phosphoglucomutase family hydrolase; translation: MTLGLPGTIRACLFDLDGVLTKTAAVHAAAWKQMFDGYLQERAGRLHEAFVPFDQVTDYDEYVDGKPRADGLRSFLATRGIELPEGDHDDPPDQAPGSETVAGLGNRKNQLVLHLIHQGAVEAYEGSVRYLHAVGDAGLARAVVSSSANCHDVLVAAGIDGLFDVRVDGVVVEQEHLRGKPAPDTFLRAAEELGVEPAMAAVFEDALAGVEAGRAGAFGCVVGVDRAGQADALRRHGADVVVQDLAELLDG
- a CDS encoding MFS transporter, producing the protein MGQRDWRDWSRDAAVATGRLLGRAARGGREHLEVFLGGPDRTRVIFLLAAVLALGSADAATVGASAIELRSALKISNADIGLLVAVTSLVGAIGSIPFGVLADHAPRTRTLGACIFLWGAAMIWSASASSFGKLLVARMFLGVVTAASGPIVASLVGDLFGGDERGRIYGYILTGEMVGAGVGFAVTGDIAAVSWRAAFLILAIPAFALAWFVFHLPEPDRATRRRRRKAAAPGGQWAPPTVEGWGLPEETEAQRLVHERGIRPEPPAVAGDPARLSFYDAVRYTLRVKTNVILIVASACGYFFLAGIQTFGVEFVRQQYRVDAVLANGLMLVIGAGCVIGILTGGGLGDSLLHKRFLNARILVPALAASLATLLFIPALVTRSLITAMPYVCFAAFALCAQRAPMDAARLDIMPGPLWGQAEGVRSFLRTGAQALAPLLFGALSELWGGGRDGLQWTFLIMLLPLAAGAAVLYRALRTYPQDIANATAAGEHGSAGG